The Faecalibacter sp. LW9 genome has a segment encoding these proteins:
- a CDS encoding SusC/RagA family TonB-linked outer membrane protein: MKKRHLPMVIACSLMTMSTVQAYTNHSITYETLDLNEQGPIKGRITDADGLGVADAEITILGTDYVTYTDPEGFFDFGIHVSDAKILVTSLEHDAVEIQVPANGRIEIQLKSPEVNQLSEVVVTALGIKREERKLGFSQQTIGSDELATAEAQNWSSGLKGKVAGLQITSASSGLINSQGIKLRGNNSLDQNKNYALIVIDGVPMSTEMTSSGNNTAYMGNDSPVDFGNALSEINQNDIESVTVLKGPAAAALYGSRAANGALIITTKSGNSKNRLGVEIKSTTSIDVVNHWPDYQYEYGQGTGKQFDAHGNPYYSYGATEDGPNTSGTSSAFGLRFGYQLYYQYDPAREGRGLERTPWIPYKNTHRGFWNTGFTHHHSVTLSGGGPQGSFRASLGHLKNTWIMPNTGYENYTASLNGNYKLSDHITVSSVVNYTRKTSDNLPSTGYNNGSIAYFMIMHSPNISLDWYKPRWKQGFDGVQMIRPFSSYIDNPYVIAYEAVNPMRSSQIVGHVKADFKLSNKFNFMLRGALNTFTQFREQKRPFDLNRSPQGSYRRQDITKMESNIDFLLNYSDRFGDFTLDANFGGNRLNYEYTSMTVIADQLSAPGIYKLTNSLTPVRSVAGDSNKKVNSLYGMVSFGWKNQIFVDITGRNDWSSTLPAGNNSFFYPSVTTSFILSDLLKIKGPFDYIKYRAAFAQVGNDTDPYRTNKYYDNSVFPSSNEVANTLYNLNLKPEMVTSWETGIEFQMFKKRLGLDFTVYQQNTDHQILRVPIDPTSGYNYRYINGGEVQNRGIEIAANLTPIKSGDFKWDVNWTWSTNENKVISLADGVEGNQQIIATAGTVSMIAVPGQSSTALYGYTFVRNEQGQIIYDPHTGLPVRPTEIEYVGDATPDWRAGLTNTFRYKNLRFSFTFDGQYGGIVYSQSYHKLMEQGKLKDSLPGREDGFIVGDGVIQHADGTYSPNTKEVDLATYYGDYYRRANVESNSFDASYLKLREISLTYDFPQKLIKKTGLSHVSLTAFGRDLWIISDFPMYDPETAALNGNSYVPGVEMGQMPSTATYGLTLKASF; the protein is encoded by the coding sequence ATGAAAAAAAGACACCTTCCAATGGTTATCGCTTGTAGTTTAATGACCATGTCCACCGTACAAGCTTATACCAATCATTCCATCACTTATGAAACCTTAGACCTAAATGAGCAAGGACCTATAAAAGGTCGAATTACAGACGCTGACGGTTTGGGCGTCGCGGATGCCGAGATAACGATTTTAGGAACGGATTATGTCACCTATACGGATCCGGAAGGATTTTTTGATTTTGGGATTCATGTCTCGGATGCTAAAATTCTCGTGACTTCGTTGGAACATGATGCTGTCGAAATACAAGTACCAGCCAATGGAAGAATAGAGATTCAATTGAAATCTCCAGAAGTTAACCAACTATCAGAAGTAGTGGTTACTGCCTTAGGGATTAAACGAGAAGAGCGAAAATTAGGATTCTCTCAACAAACCATTGGATCAGATGAATTGGCGACAGCAGAAGCTCAGAACTGGTCATCTGGTTTAAAAGGAAAAGTAGCGGGTTTACAAATTACATCAGCTTCTTCTGGGCTAATCAACTCACAAGGAATTAAATTAAGAGGAAATAATTCCCTTGATCAAAATAAAAACTATGCTTTAATTGTGATTGATGGTGTGCCGATGAGTACAGAAATGACTTCTTCGGGCAATAATACGGCTTATATGGGGAACGATTCTCCCGTTGATTTTGGAAATGCCTTATCCGAAATCAATCAGAATGACATCGAAAGTGTAACGGTACTGAAAGGACCAGCTGCTGCGGCATTATATGGTTCACGAGCAGCCAATGGTGCATTAATCATTACCACCAAATCTGGGAACAGTAAAAATCGTTTAGGGGTAGAAATCAAATCCACGACTTCCATCGATGTGGTCAATCATTGGCCCGATTACCAATACGAATATGGACAAGGAACAGGGAAGCAATTCGATGCCCATGGAAACCCATATTACTCCTATGGTGCTACAGAAGATGGACCCAATACTTCAGGCACATCTTCTGCATTTGGCCTTCGTTTCGGCTACCAACTTTACTATCAATATGATCCCGCACGGGAAGGACGCGGATTAGAACGAACGCCTTGGATTCCTTATAAAAATACACATCGCGGCTTTTGGAATACAGGATTTACACATCATCATTCGGTAACCTTATCAGGAGGCGGACCACAAGGAAGCTTTAGGGCATCTCTTGGTCATTTGAAAAATACATGGATTATGCCCAATACAGGATACGAGAATTATACGGCATCCTTGAATGGAAATTATAAATTATCTGACCATATTACCGTTTCATCCGTTGTTAATTATACCCGAAAAACATCCGACAATTTACCGAGTACAGGATATAACAATGGATCGATCGCCTATTTTATGATTATGCATTCGCCGAATATCAGTTTGGATTGGTATAAGCCACGATGGAAACAAGGATTTGATGGTGTACAAATGATTCGGCCATTCAGTTCTTATATCGATAATCCCTATGTTATCGCTTATGAGGCTGTGAACCCAATGCGCAGTTCGCAAATTGTAGGTCATGTAAAGGCTGATTTTAAATTATCCAATAAGTTCAATTTTATGTTGAGAGGTGCCTTAAATACCTTTACCCAATTCCGTGAACAAAAACGTCCATTTGATCTGAATCGGTCTCCACAAGGAAGTTACAGACGCCAAGATATTACAAAAATGGAATCCAATATCGATTTCTTATTGAACTATTCGGATCGATTCGGAGATTTTACCCTAGATGCAAATTTCGGGGGGAATCGCTTAAATTATGAATATACGAGCATGACGGTCATTGCAGATCAATTGAGTGCTCCTGGGATTTATAAATTGACCAATTCTCTAACGCCTGTGCGATCAGTGGCAGGAGATTCGAATAAAAAAGTGAACTCCTTATATGGAATGGTATCTTTCGGATGGAAGAATCAAATTTTCGTTGACATTACCGGTCGTAATGATTGGTCTTCGACGTTGCCGGCAGGGAATAATTCATTCTTTTACCCTTCGGTAACCACCAGTTTTATTTTATCCGATCTCTTGAAGATAAAGGGGCCATTCGATTACATTAAATATCGTGCAGCATTTGCTCAAGTTGGTAATGATACGGATCCATATCGTACGAATAAATATTACGATAATTCAGTTTTTCCATCGTCGAATGAAGTCGCGAATACATTATATAATTTAAATCTGAAACCAGAAATGGTCACATCTTGGGAAACAGGAATTGAATTCCAAATGTTCAAAAAACGTTTAGGATTAGATTTTACGGTGTATCAACAAAATACAGACCATCAAATTCTACGGGTACCTATTGATCCTACTTCGGGATACAATTACCGTTACATCAATGGAGGAGAAGTTCAAAACCGAGGAATAGAAATCGCTGCAAATCTAACACCGATCAAATCTGGTGATTTTAAATGGGACGTGAATTGGACCTGGTCTACCAATGAGAATAAAGTGATTTCATTAGCCGATGGAGTAGAAGGAAATCAACAGATCATTGCTACAGCTGGAACTGTCTCTATGATTGCCGTACCTGGACAATCGTCAACCGCATTATATGGGTATACTTTTGTCCGTAACGAACAAGGTCAAATTATATATGATCCCCATACAGGATTGCCCGTACGACCAACAGAAATTGAATATGTGGGAGATGCAACACCTGATTGGAGAGCGGGATTAACGAATACGTTTCGATATAAAAATTTACGTTTCAGTTTTACGTTCGATGGTCAATATGGTGGAATTGTTTATTCTCAATCGTATCATAAGTTGATGGAACAAGGGAAATTGAAAGATTCATTGCCAGGTCGAGAGGATGGATTTATTGTAGGGGACGGCGTTATTCAGCATGCGGATGGTACTTATTCACCAAATACGAAGGAAGTGGATTTAGCCACTTATTATGGGGATTATTATCGTCGTGCGAATGTAGAATCCAATTCCTTTGATGCTTCCTATCTGAAATTAAGAGAAATCAGTTTAACGTATGATTTTCCACAAAAATTAATTAAAAAAACAGGATTATCTCATGTATCATTAACGGCATTTGGACGAGATTTATGGATCATCAGTGATTTCCCTATGTATGATCCTGAAACTGCTGCACTGAATGGAAATTCATATGTTCCAGGAGTAGAAATGGGGCAAATGCCATCGACAGCTACTTATGGTTTAACCCTAAAAGCATCTTTCTAA
- a CDS encoding IS110 family transposase encodes MKKFIIGIDVSKDTLDFCMLERDSRRKLQQGVIANKEREILTWLKNIDKENVVVALEHTGHYGALLSWLLEEHMFTYYLINPLDLQRSLGLQRGKSDTVDAYRIADYIITNHHKLSPFKLPCESLRKLKALMTARERYVKMSVQIQNSLKAEMILNEKVALKQLIKLEQKQLKSIKNTIQDLEKQMMEIVKSSQDLNTTYTKISSVIGVGTITSIKCIIETDNFTRFTDARKFNCHCGLAPFPYQSGSSVKSRTKTHFLRDKTLKSILFKAAGSAIQHDPQLKKYYEQKLEKGKHKLTALNAVANKIVLRIFAVAKRNDPFVKLIT; translated from the coding sequence ATGAAAAAATTTATCATTGGTATCGATGTTTCTAAAGACACACTTGATTTCTGTATGTTGGAAAGAGACAGCCGTAGAAAACTCCAACAAGGTGTGATTGCGAACAAAGAAAGAGAAATTCTTACTTGGCTGAAAAATATTGACAAAGAGAATGTAGTTGTTGCCCTTGAACATACAGGACATTACGGAGCACTATTATCTTGGCTTTTAGAAGAGCATATGTTTACTTACTATTTGATTAATCCATTAGACCTCCAGCGCTCATTAGGACTCCAGCGTGGAAAATCTGATACAGTAGACGCCTATAGAATTGCAGATTATATTATAACAAATCATCATAAATTATCTCCTTTTAAATTGCCTTGTGAATCATTAAGAAAGTTAAAAGCACTTATGACAGCACGTGAACGATACGTAAAAATGTCAGTACAAATACAAAATAGCTTAAAAGCGGAAATGATACTAAATGAAAAAGTAGCATTGAAACAATTAATAAAGCTTGAGCAAAAACAATTAAAATCCATCAAAAACACGATACAAGATTTAGAAAAACAAATGATGGAAATAGTAAAATCAAGTCAGGATCTAAATACTACCTACACAAAAATATCCTCTGTTATAGGTGTTGGTACCATTACGTCAATTAAGTGCATTATAGAAACTGATAATTTTACTCGCTTTACAGATGCCCGTAAATTTAATTGTCATTGTGGCTTAGCTCCATTTCCTTATCAGTCAGGCAGTAGTGTCAAAAGCCGGACAAAAACACATTTTTTGAGGGACAAAACACTAAAGTCCATTTTATTTAAAGCTGCAGGAAGTGCCATCCAGCACGATCCTCAATTAAAAAAATATTACGAACAAAAATTAGAAAAAGGAAAGCATAAGCTTACAGCTTTAAATGCTGTTGCAAACAAAATTGTCTTAAGAATATTTGCCGTCGCAAAAAGAAATGATCCTTTTGTAAAATTAATTACTTGA
- a CDS encoding MaoC family dehydratase, which yields MVIINNFEEYKAFEGKPIGVSDWHKIDQDQINKFAEATLDHQWIHVNEEKAQNEGPFKSTIAHGYLTLSLIPYLWKQIAEVHNVKMEINYGIENIKFGQPVLVDNEVRLNAKLKSISNLRGIIKVVISADLEIKGEKK from the coding sequence ATGGTTATCATAAACAATTTCGAGGAATACAAAGCATTTGAAGGTAAACCGATTGGAGTTTCAGATTGGCACAAAATTGATCAAGATCAAATCAATAAATTTGCTGAAGCGACATTGGATCACCAATGGATTCATGTGAATGAGGAAAAAGCACAAAACGAAGGACCGTTTAAATCAACGATTGCGCACGGTTATTTAACATTGTCATTAATCCCTTATTTATGGAAACAAATTGCTGAGGTTCATAATGTAAAAATGGAAATTAATTATGGGATTGAAAATATCAAATTTGGTCAACCAGTTTTAGTCGATAATGAAGTGCGTTTAAATGCTAAATTAAAATCCATTTCGAATCTTAGAGGAATTATTAAAGTGGTTATTTCTGCTGATTTAGAAATCAAAGGAGAAAAGAAATAG
- a CDS encoding murein L,D-transpeptidase catalytic domain-containing protein: MNKKRMLRLIIGCLFLLWSCQENKMPDGEEQQSPLPLIKEKAQEAYRFIQAQGMNTDFCVLIDFSLHSGRKRLFVWDFQQNQVVESFLVSHGAGSHPWSGTASKESPSFSNEDGSHLSSLGKYAIGERGWSNWGIHVKYLLHGLEEQNSNALKRVIVLHSWERVSDNEVYPEGTPEGWGCPAVSNQAMETLDGYLKNVNQPVLLWIYTH, translated from the coding sequence ATGAACAAAAAACGAATGTTACGATTAATCATAGGTTGTTTATTTCTCCTATGGTCTTGCCAAGAAAATAAAATGCCCGATGGGGAAGAACAACAATCCCCTCTACCGTTAATAAAAGAAAAGGCTCAAGAAGCTTATCGCTTTATTCAAGCCCAAGGGATGAATACCGATTTTTGTGTATTGATTGACTTCAGTCTACATTCGGGACGTAAGCGTCTTTTTGTATGGGATTTTCAACAAAATCAAGTGGTGGAATCTTTCCTCGTAAGTCATGGCGCGGGATCTCACCCTTGGAGTGGAACAGCTTCTAAGGAAAGTCCTTCCTTTAGTAACGAAGATGGTAGTCATTTGTCTTCTCTAGGGAAATATGCGATTGGAGAGCGAGGATGGAGCAACTGGGGAATTCATGTGAAATATTTATTGCATGGATTAGAAGAACAAAATTCCAATGCTTTAAAACGAGTAATTGTGCTGCATTCTTGGGAAAGGGTTTCGGATAATGAAGTCTATCCCGAAGGTACACCGGAAGGATGGGGATGTCCCGCAGTTTCCAATCAAGCAATGGAGACGTTAGATGGTTATTTAAAAAATGTAAATCAACCCGTTTTATTATGGATTTATACCCATTAA
- the katG gene encoding catalase/peroxidase HPI, whose amino-acid sequence MENHGGDISKCPFHNGSMHQGQPNSVAGRGTQNKDWWPNQLNLNILKQHDTKTNPMGEDFDYAEEFKTLDLEALKADLHALMTDSQDWWPADFGHYGPLFIRMAWHSAGTYRVQDGRGGAGEGQQRFAPLNSWSDNVSLDKARRLLWPIKQKYGRKISWADLMILTGNVALESMGFKTLGFAGGRADVWEPNQDVYWGSEKTWLAGDVRYGSGGSSGVEGDDVIITEDSNSEKHRTRDLDNPLAAVQMGLIYVNPEGPDGNPDPIASAKDIRETFGRMAMNDEETLALIAGGHTFGKTHGAGPADHVGEDPESAGLEAQGLGWHNTFGTGKGGDTITSGLEVTWTSKPTEWSNLFLSYLFGFEWELTQSPAGAHQWVAKDVGEIIPHAHDPNKKLRPTMLTSDLALRFDPEYEKIGRRFLENPAEFEDAFRKAWFKLTHRDMGPRSRYLGPDVPQEEFVWQDPIPAVDYELINEDDIANLKQQILSLGLSVSELVGTAWASASTFRGSDKRGGANGARIRLEPMKNWEVNNPVQLAKVLKAYEGLQASFGKKVSIADLIVLGGAAGIEKAAKDAGYDITVPFAPGRADASQDQTDIESIQWLEPVADGFRNYRKYTNRAVSTEELLIDKAQLLTLNVPELVVLFGGLRAININYNGSNHGIFTDRPGQLTNDFFVNLLDMSTEWKAMDHSKETYLGSCRKTGAAKYTGTRNDLVFGSNSELRSIAEVYASADANEKFVNDFVKAWNKVMNADRFDLK is encoded by the coding sequence ATGGAAAATCACGGAGGAGATATCTCTAAATGCCCATTTCATAATGGGAGCATGCATCAAGGACAACCGAATAGTGTAGCTGGACGTGGAACACAAAATAAAGATTGGTGGCCTAACCAATTGAACTTAAATATTCTAAAACAACATGATACAAAAACCAATCCTATGGGAGAGGATTTTGATTATGCAGAAGAATTTAAAACACTCGATTTAGAAGCTTTAAAAGCAGATTTACATGCGTTAATGACGGATTCTCAGGATTGGTGGCCGGCTGATTTCGGACACTATGGACCATTATTTATTCGTATGGCTTGGCACTCTGCAGGAACATACCGTGTACAAGATGGTCGTGGTGGAGCTGGTGAAGGACAACAGCGCTTTGCGCCATTAAATTCATGGTCAGATAACGTGTCATTGGATAAAGCGCGTCGTTTGTTATGGCCGATCAAACAAAAATACGGACGTAAAATTTCGTGGGCAGATTTAATGATCTTAACAGGAAATGTAGCATTAGAATCTATGGGATTCAAAACTTTAGGATTTGCAGGAGGACGTGCTGATGTTTGGGAACCAAATCAAGATGTGTACTGGGGTTCTGAAAAAACATGGTTAGCTGGTGACGTACGTTACGGAAGTGGTGGATCATCGGGAGTGGAAGGTGATGATGTAATCATTACGGAAGATAGCAACAGTGAAAAACACCGTACACGTGATTTGGATAATCCATTGGCAGCAGTACAAATGGGATTAATCTATGTGAATCCAGAAGGACCAGATGGAAATCCTGATCCAATCGCTTCAGCTAAGGATATCCGTGAGACGTTTGGACGTATGGCCATGAATGATGAAGAAACATTGGCATTAATCGCTGGTGGACATACCTTCGGGAAAACGCATGGTGCAGGACCAGCAGATCATGTAGGAGAGGATCCAGAATCAGCAGGATTAGAAGCCCAAGGGTTAGGATGGCACAATACTTTTGGTACTGGTAAAGGGGGAGATACTATTACCTCAGGTCTAGAAGTAACTTGGACATCGAAACCAACGGAATGGTCGAACTTATTCTTATCGTACTTATTTGGATTCGAGTGGGAATTAACTCAATCACCTGCTGGCGCTCACCAATGGGTAGCGAAAGATGTGGGAGAAATTATTCCTCATGCACACGATCCAAATAAAAAATTACGTCCAACCATGTTAACGTCGGATTTAGCTTTACGTTTTGATCCAGAATATGAAAAAATTGGGCGTCGTTTCTTGGAAAATCCAGCTGAATTTGAAGATGCTTTCCGTAAAGCTTGGTTCAAATTGACACACCGTGATATGGGACCACGTAGCCGTTACTTAGGACCAGACGTACCACAAGAAGAATTTGTATGGCAAGATCCGATTCCAGCAGTTGATTATGAATTAATCAATGAAGATGATATCGCAAACTTAAAACAACAAATTTTAAGCTTAGGTTTATCGGTTTCTGAATTGGTGGGTACTGCATGGGCTTCTGCTTCAACGTTCCGTGGTTCAGACAAGCGTGGAGGAGCTAATGGGGCGCGTATCCGTTTAGAACCAATGAAAAACTGGGAAGTGAATAATCCAGTTCAATTAGCTAAAGTTTTAAAAGCTTACGAAGGATTACAAGCCTCTTTTGGTAAAAAAGTTTCTATTGCAGATTTAATTGTTTTAGGAGGTGCAGCAGGGATCGAGAAAGCTGCTAAAGATGCTGGTTATGATATTACAGTTCCATTTGCACCTGGTCGTGCAGACGCTTCGCAAGATCAAACGGATATTGAATCAATCCAATGGTTAGAGCCGGTAGCAGATGGTTTCAGAAACTATCGTAAATACACTAATAGGGCTGTTTCAACAGAGGAATTATTAATTGATAAAGCGCAATTATTAACATTAAATGTACCAGAATTAGTGGTATTATTTGGTGGTTTACGTGCGATTAATATCAATTACAATGGATCAAACCATGGAATTTTCACGGATCGTCCAGGGCAATTAACCAATGATTTCTTTGTAAATTTATTGGATATGTCGACTGAATGGAAAGCCATGGATCATTCGAAAGAAACATATTTAGGATCTTGTCGTAAAACAGGAGCGGCGAAATACACAGGGACTCGCAACGACTTAGTTTTCGGATCTAACTCTGAATTACGTTCTATTGCGGAAGTGTATGCTTCTGCAGATGCCAACGAAAAATTTGTCAATGATTTCGTTAAAGCATGGAACAAAGTTATGAATGCCGATCGATTTGATTTAAAATAA
- a CDS encoding DUF2314 domain-containing protein, producing the protein MKATTLTPLFSISLLYCLLACQPSPPFKSVSEENQNSRNVTWMAYDDTEMNDAIAQAKAQFSIFENYIESPHNRTFAIKIGILYPGGKEHLWITDVVKENGQLSGRVDNQPLYITEVQQHDLIEIPMDLITDWMVIENQYLLAGGYTLKLMRQRLSEEEQKIFDAETQLKWDSIP; encoded by the coding sequence ATGAAAGCCACCACATTAACACCCCTTTTTAGTATCAGTTTGTTGTATTGCCTTTTGGCATGCCAACCTAGCCCCCCTTTCAAATCAGTTTCGGAGGAGAATCAGAATTCTCGAAATGTGACATGGATGGCCTATGATGATACAGAAATGAATGATGCCATAGCCCAAGCAAAAGCTCAATTTTCCATCTTTGAAAACTACATAGAATCCCCACACAACCGAACATTTGCAATTAAAATAGGGATTCTTTATCCGGGCGGAAAAGAACATCTTTGGATTACTGATGTTGTCAAAGAAAACGGTCAACTGTCAGGTAGAGTCGACAATCAACCCCTCTATATAACAGAAGTTCAACAGCATGATCTCATTGAAATCCCGATGGATCTTATTACCGATTGGATGGTGATTGAAAACCAATACCTATTAGCAGGAGGATATACATTGAAATTAATGCGTCAACGCCTTTCAGAAGAAGAACAAAAAATATTTGATGCTGAAACCCAATTAAAATGGGACTCTATTCCATAA
- a CDS encoding calcineurin-like phosphoesterase family protein: protein MKRQLITCTFLLSGWFLHAQNVARGIIYEDHNRNGIFDQNEKRLPHILVSNGIDIVPSNDQGEYEIPVTDETILFVIKPSNYQFAVLKNQLPQSYYIHKPKGSPALKYGGSKPTGPLPKSIDFGLVPTTEGNEFSALVFGDPQAYTMEEVEYFSKGIVQELKGVKNMQFGISLGDLVGDDLVLHQPYIKAVKEIGIPWYNVIGNHDMDYDASEDRYADDTFENNFGPANYSFNVGKAHFIVLDNILYPDPRDNKGYWGGFREDQLKFIANDLKYVSKDQLIVLAFHIPLKHHHEDAFKNESRQRLFDLLKDFPHTVSLSAHTHLQQQLYYGKEEGWHQEKPHHEYNVGTTSGDWYSGEKDSNGVPVSTMRDGTPKGYAILKVKGNRYSFDYKVANQPQAYQMNIYHTQRIPQGSKSKAMLMVNFFMGRAGDVVEYQLNGGEWKKMNYSPAVDYHYLKTIMNFDEDALQFQGKRPSDAVTSTHMWSVRLPSKISGKHHIRVRATDQYGNVHYGTAEYEVVK from the coding sequence ATGAAAAGACAACTGATTACCTGTACATTTTTATTGTCTGGTTGGTTTCTACATGCCCAAAATGTAGCGAGAGGAATAATTTACGAAGACCATAATCGTAACGGAATATTCGATCAAAATGAAAAGCGATTACCTCATATATTGGTGAGTAATGGAATTGATATCGTACCATCCAATGACCAAGGAGAATATGAAATTCCAGTAACCGATGAAACCATTTTATTTGTTATCAAACCTTCAAATTATCAATTTGCTGTATTAAAAAATCAATTGCCTCAATCGTATTATATCCACAAGCCTAAAGGTTCACCAGCATTAAAATATGGAGGATCTAAACCTACAGGACCTTTACCGAAATCCATAGATTTTGGTTTGGTACCTACTACAGAAGGAAATGAGTTTTCTGCTTTGGTATTCGGAGACCCACAAGCATACACGATGGAGGAAGTGGAGTATTTTTCAAAAGGAATTGTACAAGAATTGAAAGGTGTAAAAAACATGCAATTTGGAATTTCTTTGGGAGATTTGGTTGGAGACGATTTGGTTTTGCATCAACCTTATATCAAAGCTGTAAAAGAAATTGGTATTCCTTGGTACAATGTGATAGGGAATCATGATATGGATTATGATGCTTCAGAAGATCGTTATGCTGATGATACATTTGAAAATAATTTTGGACCAGCGAATTATTCTTTTAATGTCGGAAAGGCACATTTTATTGTATTGGATAATATTTTGTATCCTGATCCTCGCGATAACAAAGGGTATTGGGGAGGATTTCGAGAAGATCAATTAAAATTTATAGCAAACGATTTAAAATATGTATCTAAAGATCAACTCATCGTTTTAGCATTTCATATTCCCTTAAAACATCATCATGAAGATGCATTTAAAAATGAATCCCGTCAACGATTGTTTGATTTATTAAAAGATTTTCCACATACGGTATCCTTGTCAGCACATACACATTTGCAACAACAATTGTATTATGGGAAAGAAGAAGGATGGCATCAAGAAAAGCCTCATCATGAATACAATGTAGGGACGACTTCAGGCGATTGGTATTCGGGTGAGAAGGATTCGAATGGTGTTCCAGTATCTACGATGCGTGATGGTACACCAAAAGGATATGCGATTTTAAAGGTCAAAGGAAATCGCTATTCGTTTGATTACAAAGTAGCGAATCAACCCCAAGCGTATCAAATGAATATTTATCACACCCAACGTATTCCACAAGGTTCGAAAAGTAAAGCCATGTTAATGGTTAATTTCTTTATGGGAAGAGCGGGAGATGTTGTCGAATATCAGTTGAATGGAGGAGAATGGAAAAAGATGAATTATTCGCCTGCTGTGGATTACCATTATTTGAAAACCATCATGAATTTTGATGAAGATGCTCTCCAATTTCAAGGTAAACGACCTTCGGATGCTGTGACTTCCACGCATATGTGGTCGGTCCGATTACCTTCTAAAATTAGTGGTAAGCATCATATTCGAGTGCGTGCGACCGATCAATACGGAAATGTCCATTATGGGACCGCCGAATACGAAGTGGTGAAATAA
- a CDS encoding SusD/RagB family nutrient-binding outer membrane lipoprotein: protein MQVHIPYPSNALGVHRYDITQGTGNSTWTTTYTQLINLEEMLKVSREKGDVNYEAIALTLRAWMMSNLTDMFGDVPFSEAAQGESGNFTPKFDRQKEIYAKIFEDLEYANHLYQNSLGMKYGADILFHGDLTKWRKLTNSLHLRLLLRVSNQPDFNSWEQMQRILNDEATYPVFTSNEDAAVLQVTGIAPNLSPWQREQDYRDNRAFASFFVDGLNAMNDPRLPFFVTQASSNDGQLLGYQGIPAAYDGNSSQFNFTPSRPNTTFVEEPMKMVLMSYAEVEFIKAEMALKGYFSNADLHYTNGIKAAIALWTGAEPTEDYLLQESVAFNGTLEQLMTQKYYALFFTDFQQWYEYRRTGYPVLPKTTTMLNQQQVPNRLLYPTSAQNLNPIHYQQAVEAMGGDRIDVKVWWESIP, encoded by the coding sequence ATGCAAGTGCATATTCCTTATCCCAGCAATGCTTTAGGAGTACATCGTTATGATATTACCCAAGGGACAGGAAACTCTACATGGACCACGACATATACCCAATTGATTAATCTCGAAGAAATGCTAAAGGTGAGTCGTGAAAAAGGAGATGTAAACTATGAGGCCATTGCTTTGACGTTAAGGGCGTGGATGATGTCCAATTTAACAGATATGTTTGGGGATGTTCCCTTTTCGGAAGCAGCTCAGGGGGAATCAGGAAATTTTACGCCAAAATTTGATCGTCAAAAAGAGATTTACGCCAAAATTTTTGAGGACTTAGAATATGCCAATCATTTATATCAAAACAGTTTGGGGATGAAATATGGGGCAGATATTTTATTTCATGGCGACCTTACAAAATGGAGAAAATTAACGAATTCCCTTCACCTTCGTTTATTATTGCGGGTGTCCAATCAACCTGATTTTAATTCATGGGAACAAATGCAGCGTATTTTAAACGATGAAGCAACATATCCTGTGTTTACATCCAATGAAGATGCAGCTGTTTTGCAAGTAACAGGTATAGCACCTAATCTTTCGCCATGGCAACGCGAACAAGATTATCGCGATAATCGCGCATTCGCTTCTTTTTTTGTGGATGGGCTAAATGCTATGAATGATCCTCGCTTGCCTTTCTTTGTGACCCAAGCAAGTTCCAATGATGGTCAATTGTTAGGCTATCAAGGCATTCCAGCGGCTTATGATGGCAATAGTTCTCAATTTAACTTTACACCCTCGCGTCCCAATACCACTTTTGTAGAGGAACCCATGAAAATGGTCTTGATGTCTTATGCAGAAGTGGAGTTTATTAAAGCTGAAATGGCTTTAAAGGGTTACTTTTCAAATGCAGATTTGCATTATACCAATGGAATAAAGGCAGCTATTGCCTTGTGGACTGGAGCTGAACCTACAGAAGATTATCTGTTGCAAGAAAGTGTCGCATTCAATGGGACCTTGGAACAACTGATGACTCAGAAATATTATGCCTTATTTTTTACGGATTTTCAGCAATGGTACGAATACCGACGAACAGGATATCCTGTATTGCCTAAAACGACCACGATGTTGAATCAGCAGCAAGTTCCCAACCGTTTATTGTATCCTACTTCTGCCCAAAATTTAAATCCTATCCATTATCAACAGGCTGTGGAAGCGATGGGAGGAGATCGTATTGATGTAAAGGTATGGTGGGAATCTATTCCTTAA